In Ursus arctos isolate Adak ecotype North America unplaced genomic scaffold, UrsArc2.0 scaffold_2, whole genome shotgun sequence, the genomic stretch GAGCCTGTTGTGTTTTTCTCCCTCCTACAGCTTTGACCCATCAACTCTCATTCCACCCTGGAATCGGGGCCCCAAAGCCCTCTGGCAAGACACCCAAAGCTTCCTGTAGGAAGAGGTGAACAGGAAGGCCCTTGAGTGGTACCACTGTGTTTGCAAAGTGGACAAGATACTGGAACTTCTCCAGAAGCTGGGCAGGAGTGAAGTCCTGGGCAAGGAGTCAGAGATGGGCCACAGGTAACAGATGCCCAGAGAAATCAGGAAAATTGCACGTGTTTATTTCATGATGTTTACAGACAGACCACCAAGCTCTGGAGCATTCAGAGAGAGGCATTTTTCTTAGTTTCTGCTCTCAAGGGGCACCGTGTGGAGAGGACATTTCCAGAAAAAATGACTAACACCAACCATATCTAGTGCTAAGTGAATAATATAGAGAATGCGTTACAAGCGTCTAAAGTAGTGGAAAATTCAGAGGAGGTTTTTCTGTAGGAGATGAGCTGAGTTGAGCCTGGATGGTTGGGATGGTACAGCAGAGGGAGgacagcaggaggagagggggattAAAGGCCTGcgggagaaggggaggcaggcagcGGGCAGTTTCAGCCAAGCTGGAGCAGAGTTGTCTTAGGACTGGGAGAGAAAGTTTGGGTTATTCTTCAGGCAATGTGGAGCCCCTGAATATTTGTGAGTAGAAGCATGTAACCATGGGTCAAGTTTTCCCAAGAGTTTACACAAAAGGCAAGTTGGAAGAAACTTCTAAGAGTATAATCACTCTGGGCCCCACCCTGTAAGACTGCTTTCCCACGGTTCCCGTGGCCTCTCTAATGGGTCATTTCCACCAGTGTCTGTATCCACCCAGGGGCTCCTCTTGTTGCGACTGAAAGCAGAAAGCAGCTCAGGCAGCAAAGTGGGGGATTAGTCCAGGTGACTGAAAAATGCAGGGGTGGGTCTGGCTTTCAGAGCACGAACTTGTCTTGATCTGTTTCTCTTCACTGCTCATTTCTGCCCCCTACTGTTCAGTTTCAGCCTCAGCCTCCACTCGGCCCCTGAGCCCATGGGCTCCTCCCACAAGGTGGCAAATAAACCTGTTCTCTCGTGTcagtttaagtttttatttaaattccggttagCTAACATACAGGGTAGTATTGGCTTGAGGTGTACACATCGTGATATATGTaactatagtgattcaacacttccatacatctcCCAAGTCAGTCTTCCAGGAAAGAACTAGACTTTTTTCCACTAGCTCCAGCAAAACCCTAAAGATGGCCAAGCCTCGACTAGCGAAGGTGACCTGTCCAATTCCAGAGACAATCAGTGTGGCCAAAGACATGTGGTGTTCTAGATGACCAGACCTGAGTCGTGGGCAGAGGACCATGTTCTGGAAAGTAAGTCAGGACTGGAGTTTTTATTTGTACAGGTTGAAAGTGCATAGTTGTAAATAACCCCCATCTGCCCCGTTTTCATCCTCCCTACAGCCCTGAAGCTGTTGGATCTGCACTCCACATACCAGATGGGGCCCCTGACGGCCACTGAGACCTCTTAGGACACAGTGCTGCATTGGTGGGCCCACAGCTAGCTCCTGTACTCTCTGCACACACCGGTGGCCTCCCTGTACTCTGTGACCCAGAAGCTAGAAAACCTGGCCAAGGGCCCCCACACCATGGTAGTTCTGAGGCTGGGTGCCCACATTGCCACCTTCACTCCATTTATCTTTATCTGGTGACTGGCAGGGATCTGGGCAGCTGTGGCCGCACTGTTGGCCCGGGAATTCTGCACTCTGTGGCCATCAAACTGGCCAACACCAACTACAAGTCTGTTTGTGGCAGCTACTGGTTCACCCTCTAGGTAAGCTGGTTTCTCTGAGCTGCCTTGGTGACCTCCACCTGGCCTTTGTGGACACCTGGGAAATAACCCCCCCGTCAGGCCCTGCCCCGTGGCATCCACTCAGGATGGCTCATCATTTGCAACAAGGTGGACTTGCTCCTCTCCTTCATCTGCCCCACCTGAGTGCTTCTGTGGGTCCTGGGACTGTGTGGATGGAGGGCCTGGGACACAGTTGTGAAGAGGACCAGTGCCATAACAGGATTTCTAGGATACGAGCAGGTGCCACTGACTCCTCTTGCCTGGAAGACTGCAACAGTTTCCTAACCAGTCCAGCTGATTCTATTCTTGCCCCACTCCGACCACTTCTCCACTCAGAACAAGAGTACTTATTTTAAATGAGACCAAGTCATGCCTCCTCAGAAGCCAAAGCTTTCTATCTCAGTATAAATCCAAACCCCTAACGCGGTCCACAATGGCCCCGCCGAACTCTGCATCCTCATTTGCTGTCACCCTTCTCTGGCACTCTGCAGTCCAACCCCATGCTCTTCTTGCTGCTCAACCAGGTCAAGCCGTCCTGCCTCAGAACCTTGATATCTGCTGCTCCTGTGGCTGGGATGCATCTGCCAGAGCCCCATATGGCTGgctttcttctcattcagttCCCTGATTTAAACAGCATCTACTCAGAGGCTTTTCCTGACCACCTTAAATAAAAGAGGCCACCTTTCCATCCAGGCACTCTACTCCCTTCTTGCCCTCCTTTTCTTTCATATCACTAAACACAATCTGTAATTATTTGGTTTACTATTATTagttgtctttctgtctctctagaaTGTAATCTCCATAAGGAACTGGGAGTTTGTCTAGCTTGCTCACTGTTGCAGCCCCATGATCTAGGGCAGTGCTTGAATCATTGCAGGtgttaaatatttctagaatgaacaaatggatgaaagtcAGATGACTAAGGTGTTACTTCCACGCCCTGCACCTTCTCTCGGCAAGCCTCCATCTTATGAGAAATAAGCAACTGGCcaaagtgccccccccccaccgttaCACTTGCTAATTACCAAATTTGCATGATTATCACTAGTAAGGATTCATATTTACTTAGGGCTTTATGATTTTTCCATGcagtttcctatttttattttcccatttcacGGGGGCCCCAAGAGATGGCACATGGCTGAGCAAGTCCTTGGTCCAAGTTTGGTTGCAGAACCAGTGATATCCATGACTGTCCTCGCTGGAAAACTGGACTCTTGGAAGAGCTGGAAGCGATCACCCCTGACTCCTCTGACTCGGCTGACTGGGTCCTCTGGTCTTCTGGACATCAGTTCCTTGGCTGCGgggcttccctgaccaccctaaaGGCGGCTCCGTGACCAGGCACGACCACGTCCGCAGTGCCTAAGATCCTCTTCCGGCTCCGCTCCTGGGCCACTGGGTCTTCGCTCAGCGCTTGCCATGAGTCCTCGTCTCCGTTGCGTTCAAACACATCGCCCGCCACCACCACGGTGCCCAGGACCGTGCCCGCCACCACCACGCTCACGTCCCGCTGGCCCCCATGGCCCGGCGTGGCCCACACCTCGAGCCCCGGGCCCAGCTGCAGAGGCCGCTCCTCACCTAGCCCGTGGGGGAGGTAGCGGCCCCCGGGGAGGCAGAAGTCGTGCGAGACCAGCAGAGCCGCCCCGGGAAAAAGCCCCAGGTTCCCGATGTGATCCGAGTGTCCGTGGGTGCCCACCACTAGAGTCACGTCTCCGGGGGCCACGCCCTGCCCCGCCAGGGCCCCCAGGAGCGCCTCCCGAGCCCAGGGACCTCCAGTGTCCACGAGGATGGGGCCACGGGCCGCCTCCTCCAGGGCGGTCTTCACCCCGCCGCCCTCGGGAAGGGACTCTCGGTGGCTGGAAGCTGAGCCCCAGGTCCGAGGCAGCACAAGCGTCACGGAGCCGTCAGCGCGTACCGCGTCGTCGACCCCCTCGGGCTCCGCGTAGCCCTGCAGCAGGACCACCACGGAGTAGGGGTCGCCGCACACCAGCAGAGGCAGCTCCCCGCGCAGCGGCTCGGTCCGCACCACACCGCTCATGGCTGGATCGGGACGGCTGGGGAAAGCAAGTGGGGATGTGGGCGACTGTCCAGTCCCTTTGGGTTCCCACGTGCGCCCTGCCTCCTCCAAGTAGCACCTTCCAAGTCTGTTCTTTGCCACCCCCTCGCACCCTTAAGATGGTATcgccccaacccccttccctagATGGTATCGTCCAAGCTTCCCTTAGCGTGAACCCGCCAGTCCCTCAGTGTCTTCGGCCGTCGCTACCCTTCTCATGCGGTAGGTCCTCACCCATCATCCCCCAAAGGATATCCTCTTTATTTCCCTCATTCTAACCGAGGCGCTCCCCGCCTTGGACCTTGTTTCCCCGCTTCTCCTAATTCTTGCCTCACTCCAAGGTTAGGCAGTCCTCGGAAAAGCGCGCGAGATTTTGTCCACTGCGAGCTCCCGTAAGCCCAAAGTATGGTGGCCGGGACGCACGGCCGCACGCTGATTTTTAATTGCGGTGCATTCTCCCGCACGCGCCGTGAGGGGTTGCACAGACCCGCGCCTAAATAGTTATCAGCCGAGGGACCCCTGCCAGCCTCCCTGGACTGCAAATTACAAAGCACCATTAGCTTCTAACAGCCGGCGACCAACGGCCGTATTCTCTGGGCGCTGCTGTATCGGCCAGGTATGATGTGTGCAGGGCAGTTGTTTGAAACGATGGGCCCACgtgatatttttaagaaaatttttactAGTGATGTAGAAAATTTGGCACCTGTGAAATTACATGGTGGGCCCTCGGTGAAATTAGTATGAAGTAGACCAAATATCTATTCCACCTAACTTATCAACATTGCCTCATCCTCATAGTGTCCCCTTCTTGTTCAGTTTATTGGCTTGTAGCCTCCTAGATGCAGGCAGTGTGTATAGGTCGTAGAGAATGTCCATGCTGGCTTCTTCCTTGTAAGGATCTAAAAACAGACCCCCGAAGGCAAAGTGCCTTTCCCAAGACCCAGGGCTCCAATGCCTTCACTGACctctgggtggggtgggaagtAGTAGAGAGATTTAAAGGGGAAAGCCTTCAATActgtcaccacacacacacacacgcacacacctgcCAATTAAGGGGCTAGATGGCAGGCAGAGGACTCATCTGTTTGAGCAGGCCTTCCGCCTACTGCTCCCACCTTTGTCCCCATAGCCATGGCATGTTGCACCACAAGTATCCTGCCTGAGACCAGATAGGAGAGAACAGTTACAAGCTCTGGGGTGGGATCACTAACACACACACGCGCCCTTATATGGAGCAGGGAGAGCTCAGACTTCAGAGGGTTCTCCATGATTCCTGCCCCTCCTGGGGGCTCAAAGGCAAGAGTCAAAGATCCTCTGGGTCATGGTTGGAGTGCCCTGGTATGTTGAtcatctcttcctccccttcctcttct encodes the following:
- the MBLAC1 gene encoding metallo-beta-lactamase domain-containing protein 1, translated to MSGVVRTEPLRGELPLLVCGDPYSVVVLLQGYAEPEGVDDAVRADGSVTLVLPRTWGSASSHRESLPEGGGVKTALEEAARGPILVDTGGPWAREALLGALAGQGVAPGDVTLVVGTHGHSDHIGNLGLFPGAALLVSHDFCLPGGRYLPHGLGEERPLQLGPGLEVWATPGHGGQRDVSVVVAGTVLGTVVVAGDVFERNGDEDSWQALSEDPVAQERSRKRILGTADVVVPGHGAAFRVVREAPQPRN